The Rosa rugosa chromosome 3, drRosRugo1.1, whole genome shotgun sequence sequence CCATCATCGCTGACACCATAACCAACAGCGGTGACACCATGGTCTAGACTCGTTCCGCATGTTCCTGTGAAAACACCACTTGAATAGAATTGGAAATCAGATCCGCTGGCATCAATGGCAACAGAAATAGGTTGATTAGCAACAGCATTAAGTAGGGCGCTTTCACTGTTTGCAGGCACATCTTCGTGGCCAGTTATCGAGGCTGCATGGTTTGCTTCCTTCTTGGCATTGCATGTACCATCAACACCTGTGTAGGGATAATTGGCCTCGGTGCTCAGTCCATGGTTTTGATTGATGAACTGAAAGGCATCATCCATGAGGCCACCCTCACAGCCTTGGTCTTCACCATTAACATCACAGTCAACTAGCTCTTGCTCGGACAAGGAAATCAGTTTACCAGTTGTGAGTTGAGTAATTCCTTCCATGGCTCCCACTGCTGAGAACGCCCAACAGCAACCTGTAGCAAATTGATGGCAGTCAGAATAGAAAGCATTTAAAGTCTATAAGGGGAGCTGTAGAGAGCCTGATCTCTAAATAAAAATCAGTAGAAGATTCATTACCACATTGGCCTTGGTCCTTGATCGGGGTAACAGCTCCTTTCTGTCTCCAGTCCATTGTTGCTGGCACAGTAGCATTTGCATATTTGAAAGAAGTGGTCTTTGTGGAACATTCATGAGCCTTAAATCGATTTCTTGAGGCTGTGAACTCTTCATTTGTAAGGTCTGCAAATCCATTGACACTTAGTTTGTAAGGTTTGTTTGCTTCGTCCTTGGAAGATTCTATAAATGCTACATTTTCCTTGAATATCTTGAAGCGCCTCTCCTTCTCATCAATATTGCTGTATACGCGTCCGTAACGAGTCATCCATTGCTCGTATCTCCCATACATTAATGCATCTTGCAGGCTGCGAGAAGTGGCTTCAGAAGACCAAGCCCCCAACATGAGGATCAAGGCCAAACAGATACATTTGCTCTGGTTGATGAACTCCATCACAGGCTAGGATATGATGAAGTATATTAATGAGAAGGTATATAATGAAGGGGTCTACTGCTGAGTTTATATAGAGAAAAGGAATGGCCTTGCTGTGTTATCTCCGTGCCCCAAAAGTTGATCGATCTGCAATATTTGTGCCCCATAAAATGTTCTGATATCGACTTATTGTCTATCAATATAATTTGATGTCAGGACAAATTACTAGCCAAATCACCTGGTTAATTGTTCCTACAAAATGCTAGTGTTTTGTTTTACACGTACGCTGATCTAGAGTTCAACAAATCCAATAGAGGAGGCAACTATATCAATTGTAAGGATCTTGTTTAAGGACCAAGATGCAATTTAGTAAAGCCCAAGTGAAGATAGAACAAGGTTTAACATTACAGAAGTTCAGACCAAAACTTTCAACTGGTTTACAGAGTTGTAATCAGTAATAATCATACAGAGAAAAATACGTGAAAGCATACAATATTACACAAAGCAAACGAATGGATTCGTTATCCTTTATTCCATTTCGGATGTATCTCAAATTTTCCTCTTTCCAGGCTTAAGAAAACAGATGGGATTAACCTTTTGGCATATGTGAGCAAGGCAATTCTTTGAGACTAGGATTATAAAAATCGCGGTTCTTTGTTTGGAGATAAGTGAAAATTGACTACTCTTCTTCATTCAAATTAAATATGTGACTCGGTAAATCATTTAGCTTGGATACCTGAGGTTTAATTAGGGTACCGCTAGCATTTAGAGAACCTAGCTAGTAACCAATCTGGGTTTCTGTAAAAGATGACCAACGGATGCCCTCCATTGTGTACCATACACCAGGTACTAAAACTGCGCATGGCATATTGGACTGGAAATAAGAATACAAATTAACATTTCACTTCCACCATTAAATCTCTGCATATTTATTATCAAAATTTTGTAATCGAGTACGAAACTTATGTCTCTCTTGCACATGTACGTAATAGAAAGCTTGATCTATCAGTATTGTTCTAGCTCACCAGTGCCAACCATGCAAGAGAAAAAGTAACTGGAAGCAAGGTGAATAAGTAACAAACTAATAGCAAAGAATCGAATTGAACCAAAAGTATTCTAGTTAATGAGCCAATTTGCTCAAAAGACATTAGATGATTATATTTCTGAAGAAATTTACAGGAGGATCAGTACACAAAAAGTTCTCGAGGTCAAAGGGTTTCAAGCTCTCTTAAGCAGAAGCAACAGCTGTAACATCTTTGTTCGATCGGTTGTACTTCATGTGACTCTTGACGAGCTGCCCAGCTGCAATGGCAGACATGAGAGATAGCTCTCCAGCAAGAACAGAACCAGCTACAACACTGGCCAACTGCCTTGCATTTGATCCTGGTGCTTCTCTGTTAGCTCCCTTCACTCCAAGCATGTTCAAACAAGCGGACTGTGATGCAAGTTGGGTACCTCCTCCTACTGTGCCGACCTCAATAGAAGGCATGGTCACTGAGACGTGAAGATCCTTTCCATCATTGATGGCTTCCATCATGGTAATACAGTGAGAACTCTCAATGTTCTGAGCCGGGTCTTGACCAGTAGCTAGATAGACTGCAGAAACAATGTTACTAGCATGAGCATTGAAACCACCTAGAGCACCAGCAACGGCAG is a genomic window containing:
- the LOC133736346 gene encoding senescence-specific cysteine protease SAG39-like, which translates into the protein MEFINQSKCICLALILMLGAWSSEATSRSLQDALMYGRYEQWMTRYGRVYSNIDEKERRFKIFKENVAFIESSKDEANKPYKLSVNGFADLTNEEFTASRNRFKAHECSTKTTSFKYANATVPATMDWRQKGAVTPIKDQGQCGCCWAFSAVGAMEGITQLTTGKLISLSEQELVDCDVNGEDQGCEGGLMDDAFQFINQNHGLSTEANYPYTGVDGTCNAKKEANHAASITGHEDVPANSESALLNAVANQPISVAIDASGSDFQFYSSGVFTGTCGTSLDHGVTAVGYGVSDDGTKYWLVNNSWGAEWGEQGYIRMQRDVDAPEGLCGIAMEASYPTA